One Chlamydiales bacterium genomic window, CTCGAATTGGGAATTAGATAATTTTTGTTCTAAGAAGTATAGTGTCCATGGACCACATTGATATCCATCTTTCTGTAACTCCCAAGTAATTTTAGGGGTAAAAGTACATGATATTTTAAAAGTAGTGTCCATAAAGCCGATGAGTTCTCTCTCTATAATTTCATGAAATTTTCCGTATTTTCCTTTGCTATCATAATATTCAAAAGAGCGATGTTTTTTGTCGAAGTAAACCAATACCCAGTGATTTTTTAATAAAATAAAGATCGGGACATCAAGAGGATTAGATGGATCTAACTGAGAATTGATCTTATTTAACAAAGATTTAATAGTAAAACCCTCCTCTACTGTTTTATGCATATCGTTCAATATTTTTTCATTCAATTCGTAGTCAATCAGAGAGATTTTATTAGGAAAATCTTCAGATAGCGAAACTAAGTGGGAGAAAATGTCTACATTGGATAAGTAAGATTGATTATGGGACTCTCTCTCTCGACTTTCGCTATTCTTATTCAGAGATTTTGTTTTTTTTTCACAATCGAGCTTTTCGAGATGATTTTTTCTAGTTGAGACGCATTTTATCAAGAGTCCTGTAATGAATAATAGACCACCTGTGATAGACAATAAAATTTCTCCAGGCATTCCCAAAGGGATTTTAAATAGTCCCATACCAGCAATTACTGAGATAACAGCTAGAACAATCATGGTGATCCTAAAA contains:
- a CDS encoding Ulp1 family isopeptidase, producing the protein MKETTYSLSFRITMIVLAVISVIAGMGLFKIPLGMPGEILLSITGGLLFITGLLIKCVSTRKNHLEKLDCEKKTKSLNKNSESRERESHNQSYLSNVDIFSHLVSLSEDFPNKISLIDYELNEKILNDMHKTVEEGFTIKSLLNKINSQLDPSNPLDVPIFILLKNHWVLVYFDKKHRSFEYYDSKGKYGKFHEIIERELIGFMDTTFKISCTFTPKITWELQKDGYQCGPWTLYFLEQKLSNSQFEVNALRRKNQGEISSLIRQYRQKIEDVLAQIEDNKNKTIEDYQKVYASEEEGYKAFENKWRELSRIEGYRHLIHNKFPNPKFSST